In the Leptotrichia sp. oral taxon 847 genome, one interval contains:
- the obgE gene encoding GTPase ObgE → MFIDESVITVISGKGGDGAATFRREKFVQFGGPDGGDGGKGGDIVFLADPNINTLVDFKSSKKFKAQDGQKGMPSRATGKSGEDLIIKVPVGTMIRDFETNRLLLDLSEPNEKVVFLKGGDGGRGNIHFKSSVTKAPKIAQSGREGVELKIKMELKMLADIALVGYPSVGKSSFINKVSKAKSKVASYHFTTLKPKLGVVRMGDEESFVIADVPGLIEGAHEGVGLGDRFLRHIERCKAIIHIVDISGIDGRDPKEDFLKINEELKNYSKKLSQKKQIVVANKIDMLYEDKKYDEFEKFVKENGAEFVYPISVIANDGLKPVLSKAWELIQTIPREPLEEVESVEDLLSEINKKEEWEIRQTGENAFEVDGRIVDDVLKKYVFIGEEGIINFLQKMRSLGMEAELEKAGVKEGDTILIAGYEFEYVI, encoded by the coding sequence ATGTTTATTGATGAAAGTGTAATTACGGTAATTTCTGGAAAAGGAGGAGATGGAGCCGCTACTTTTAGGCGTGAAAAGTTTGTCCAGTTTGGTGGACCTGATGGCGGAGACGGCGGAAAAGGAGGAGATATCGTCTTTCTTGCAGATCCAAATATCAATACGTTGGTAGACTTTAAGAGCAGTAAAAAATTTAAGGCTCAGGATGGGCAAAAGGGAATGCCATCTCGTGCAACGGGAAAATCTGGAGAAGATTTAATCATAAAAGTACCAGTTGGAACAATGATTAGGGATTTTGAAACAAATAGACTTTTACTTGATTTAAGCGAGCCAAATGAAAAAGTCGTATTTTTGAAGGGAGGAGATGGAGGTCGTGGAAATATCCACTTCAAATCTTCTGTAACAAAAGCGCCAAAAATTGCTCAAAGTGGAAGAGAAGGCGTGGAGTTAAAAATAAAAATGGAATTAAAAATGCTGGCTGATATTGCTTTAGTTGGCTATCCGAGTGTTGGAAAATCAAGTTTCATAAACAAGGTGTCAAAAGCGAAATCAAAAGTTGCAAGTTATCATTTTACAACTCTAAAACCAAAATTGGGAGTTGTCAGAATGGGAGATGAAGAAAGTTTTGTAATTGCCGATGTTCCGGGATTAATCGAAGGTGCTCATGAAGGAGTGGGACTTGGAGATAGGTTTTTAAGGCATATTGAGAGATGTAAAGCGATTATTCATATTGTTGATATTTCTGGAATTGATGGAAGAGATCCGAAAGAAGATTTTTTGAAAATAAATGAGGAGTTAAAAAATTATAGCAAAAAATTGTCGCAAAAGAAACAAATTGTTGTGGCAAACAAGATTGATATGCTCTATGAAGATAAAAAATACGACGAGTTTGAAAAATTTGTAAAAGAAAATGGAGCTGAATTTGTGTATCCAATTTCAGTTATTGCAAATGATGGTTTAAAACCAGTTCTATCAAAAGCTTGGGAATTGATTCAAACTATTCCTAGAGAACCGTTGGAAGAAGTGGAATCAGTTGAAGATTTATTAAGTGAAATTAATAAAAAAGAGGAATGGGAAATAAGACAAACTGGTGAAAACGCCTTTGAAGTGGATGGACGAATTGTGGACGATGTGCTTAAGAAGTATGTGTTTATCGGAGAAGAAGGAATTATTAACTTTTTACAGAAAATGCGAAGTCTGGGCATGGAAGCCGAACTTGAAAAAGCTGGTGTAAAAGAAGGAGATACAATACTTATCGCTGGATATGAATTTGAATATGTAATCTAA
- a CDS encoding thermonuclease family protein — protein sequence MAKKIDDGKSQIILIVAVVVFAVFMLFGMFNKNGKSAKSNTQKTKNTKIKKSKEKKEVSPKISDGYQVLKVSDGDTINIQKVENGQFVGEELRIRMYGMDAPEKSQDYGPESRQALEKLVAGKTLSIEVKNKDRYGRTVAIIYVDGKNINEEMVKTGNAWWYQEYAKNDTQFEEYQKNAKQKKLGLFSRKGYIEPWVYRRNKKENVRKIKMKRR from the coding sequence ATGGCTAAAAAAATTGATGATGGAAAATCTCAAATAATATTAATTGTGGCAGTTGTTGTATTTGCAGTATTTATGCTCTTTGGGATGTTTAACAAAAATGGAAAAAGTGCCAAAAGTAATACCCAAAAAACTAAAAATACTAAAATTAAAAAATCTAAAGAAAAAAAAGAAGTAAGTCCAAAAATTTCTGATGGTTATCAAGTGCTAAAAGTCAGCGATGGAGACACAATCAATATTCAAAAAGTTGAGAATGGACAATTTGTCGGAGAAGAGTTAAGAATCAGAATGTATGGAATGGATGCGCCTGAAAAATCACAGGATTACGGTCCTGAAAGTAGACAAGCCTTAGAAAAATTAGTGGCTGGGAAAACTTTGAGCATAGAAGTGAAAAATAAGGATAGATATGGCAGAACAGTTGCAATTATATATGTGGACGGTAAAAATATCAATGAAGAAATGGTAAAAACTGGAAACGCATGGTGGTATCAGGAATACGCCAAAAATGATACGCAATTTGAAGAGTATCAAAAAAATGCAAAACAAAAAAAATTGGGATTATTTTCAAGAAAAGGTTACATTGAGCCTTGGGTTTACAGAAGAAATAAAAAGGAAAATGTTAGAAAAATTAAAATGAAAAGAAGATAA
- the miaA gene encoding tRNA (adenosine(37)-N6)-dimethylallyltransferase MiaA, whose protein sequence is MLKGIVIAGPTGVGKTDLSIKLAKKINGEIISADASQIYKELNIGTAKISPEEMQGVKHYMIDVVNPCSDYSVGDFEKEVNKILIQQENNLESKNKNIMLVGGTGLYIKSITDGFADLPSKDEKIREKLSSKSLKELQEILKILDQKSYDEIDLSNRLRLVRAIEVCYLTNGKFSDLRLKNIKNNNYKFLKFFLIRNRDELYQRINRRVEIMFENGLVDEAKKVYNKYRKNLYKISSIGYKELFLYFENKITFDCAIELIKKNSRNYAKRQLTWFRKEKDYIVYNLSEMSEKEIIEDILKRWENF, encoded by the coding sequence ATCTTAAAAGGAATTGTAATAGCGGGGCCTACCGGAGTTGGAAAGACAGATCTGTCAATAAAACTGGCAAAAAAAATAAATGGTGAAATTATTTCTGCAGATGCGTCTCAAATTTACAAAGAGTTAAATATTGGGACAGCTAAAATATCTCCAGAGGAAATGCAGGGAGTAAAACATTATATGATTGATGTTGTAAATCCTTGCAGCGATTATTCTGTCGGGGATTTTGAAAAAGAAGTCAATAAAATTTTAATCCAACAAGAAAATAATTTGGAATCTAAAAATAAAAATATTATGCTCGTCGGTGGAACAGGACTTTATATAAAATCAATAACCGATGGATTTGCAGATCTGCCGTCAAAAGATGAAAAAATTAGAGAAAAACTTTCCAGTAAATCTTTGAAAGAATTACAGGAAATTTTAAAAATTTTGGACCAAAAATCTTACGATGAAATTGATTTGTCTAATAGATTAAGACTTGTTAGAGCAATAGAGGTCTGTTACTTAACTAATGGAAAATTTAGTGATCTAAGGTTAAAAAATATAAAAAATAATAATTATAAATTTTTAAAGTTTTTTTTAATTAGAAATCGTGATGAATTGTATCAAAGAATAAATAGACGAGTGGAAATTATGTTTGAAAATGGACTTGTCGATGAAGCAAAAAAAGTATATAATAAATATAGAAAAAATCTTTATAAAATATCTTCGATAGGTTACAAGGAATTATTTTTGTATTTTGAAAACAAGATAACTTTTGATTGCGCCATAGAATTAATAAAAAAAAATAGCAGAAATTATGCAAAGCGGCAACTGACCTGGTTCAGAAAAGAAAAGGACTACATAGTTTACAATCTTTCTGAAATGTCTGAAAAAGAAATTATAGAAGATATTTTAAAAAGGTGGGAAAATTTTTAA